The DNA sequence CCATATCAGAGGCAGCAGCATCAATTCTTCGTGATTTAGTTTTTGACTCAAAATCAGGTTGCTCGATAGGTTTACCTTCATGTTCTGGGCTAGTACATGCAACACTAGCACGGCTGACAGCATGCGCTTCTACTTTGGTGCCAGAGTCACCATTGTGGGCTGCTGGCAACACATTTGATGCTGCAGTATTAGGGGTGACAGTCCTCAAGGGGGGTACATCATGATCATGTTGCCCCTCATATGTGGCTATAACCACTTTTGAATCATTAAACGCCCTCTCTACATGTTTCTTAACAGGGCATCCAGGATTTGAGCATCTGTAGTAACTCCTACACAATGCAATTGCAAAAGCACAAAGCACAGCAGAGTGAGAAAAAGCTCTAAAGTAATAGTTATTACCAAAGAAATTCCAAACTACAAACAAACAGATTCCCTTCGCATCCTTCTCTACAAACCCACTGAATTAGACCGAACCATATAGGCTATGTGCAAGTTacataaagaaaaagaatgcCTTACTGAACTAGAGATCAGGTATACACCTaacatcaaaaattaaaaagtagacattaaatttatttataccTGGGATTCGGATTGCCTTTTACCAATTTTTGCCCATATTTGCGCCATCTGTACCCATCATTGACTATATCAACCTCACTCATAGTCTGAACAACAACACGTGGTTCACCAGTTGGCTTATCCACCGGAATGGAGTTTCCATTATGTTTTTCCTtcttcctgttttttttttttggccaaggGCAATAAAAAAAGGTGAGGTGACCAGAATATCGTgtatgaaaaaatatatatatatatatatatatagagagagagagagaaaatgcagCATTAACATACTGTCTTTTTGGGTCTGGATCACCATCTCTAGTTCTATTAGATAAAGAGAGCACACCCTGCACAGCTTCATTCTCTGCAACATTTGAATGCTGAAGGGGATCTACTGGCTCAGTTTGTTTAGGTGTGTCACCATGTGCCTCCAATGGTTTATCTTCAAATACGAGgttatcaaataaataaatgaacaaATTTCTGGATGTAAAAAACAGAACTAGATATAACTAAGTAAGGTTTCTCACCTTCACCACTGGTTAACAACCGCTGTTCTGCTCTTTCTTCACCAACGGACACAGCAAAACCAACAGCTATTGGGACACTTAGTTGAGGTTTAGGATGATCATGCTGACCAAAGTAAACGGTATCTATTAACTGCCCATTATGGGAGCGTTCCACTTGCCTCTTCACAGGACATTTAGGATGTGTACATCTGTAGTAACTTCGTACATAAATATTTCCCCTAACAAGTTTTTGGCCATATTTTCTCCAGTTATAACCATCCTCTAACGGTCTTTCACGCACTCTAGATGAAGTGCTTCCTTCATGACCAGATTGCAAGACAAGGGCACCAGTCTCAGGGGTCAGCAATGCCTTCTCAGATGTTAATGAGGAAACACTtccttcttgatttgattgcaATGCAGTAATACCACCATCAGGCACCTGCAATGCTTTATTAGGTACTTTAGATGGAGCGCTTCCTTTATCATCTGATTTCAGTGGACAGACCCCATTAGTAGGAGTTTGATGTGGCGATACATGGATTTCAGTATCAATATTCTCCTTCTTCGGTACATTATCAGATGCAACTTCATCCGTTACATCTTTCCCTAGCGAAACCATGTGACCTTGATTCTTATATCAGACACAGACAAGCTTGCAATTCAACTCACAATGCAGTCGCACAACTGACCTCCCCTCAAAACAATACACATGCCGCTCGTTATTCCACTCTGTTTATGTAAAACAAGTACAAGAACAGCAAGGTCAGGACTTGATAGCTTCAGAACAAATCAGAGCAATCAAAAACAAGAAACAGAACTGAAATCGACACTCCTATGAGAGTCACTTGACCGCCATAACCATATCTTCGGTTGTTGCAGATTACATTACAAGTTGCAGTAGTATTACTTCAAAATTTTGCTACTTTTCATACAGAAACGATACTCcgaattttgttaaaaaaaatttcaccacTAAATAACCACCCAAAAATCACCCAGATAGAAAATTCAGATTAGAACCTGAAAAAaggcgatttttttttttaataaattcaaCAATTAAGTAAAGCAATCATACCAGTACTACCCTACTAGCTCAGTTCGAACACTTCACTAGGGTTTCAGACAGCTATAACTCACATAATGGAAACTAAAGGCTCAATTTTTTTTACTCAATTTCTGAGCAACCAAACAGAGTCAAGACCTAAAATTTCAGCAattaattttccaaaaataataAATCCCAAGCTCACAAGTCACAAGTCTATGTAAAtttcagaaacaaaaaaattactgAAATAATAATCCGCGAAACTCTAAATTCAAGAGCTGAGACTTACAAACCCTATGAATTTGGCGATCAGGGTGGTCGGATTACGCGGGAAAGCGGCAGCCGGAGATGAAATCAGAGGCGGAGATCACGGCGGCGGTGGGGGATTTGAGCAGAGTTGGTGGGAATTGGGTGCTGGAGTGAGAGAGGAGAGAGtcggagaaggagaaggagaaagagaagaagctCTGAGAGAGTCTAATCCATAACACGATGGGGAAGAGAAAGAGGTAAATGTGTTGGGTGCGAGGAGGTGCAGGGAGGAATCTGTGGAGCTTAGTTGGGATTGGTTTTAGGCCATGGGAATCATTACAGGGAGCAGCATGTGGACCATGGGGTTGTTCCTCTTTGGGGTTTGGACCGCCATTCACAACGTTTCCTTGTTTCTTAAAAGCGTGATAAATGATTCAATGTTCCTCATCCATTCGGTAATGTACACCTAagacttgatttttttttttttttgggcttttTTGGGTTCGATTTCATTCTCGAAGAAAGTTTAATTTGCTCGAAAATGACCGTTTCAGTGTTATAATTCTGAGGTGGTGTTTTCGACATTGTCGCTCTGGTTTATGTGTGTTCATATCGAAAGTCTACGACAGCTCTCTTCTTCTGGTTTTTCCGACCACTTCTCGTGGTGACTTTCTTCCTACTTTTTCTACTAAACTTGACCATATTGGGATAAacagcacttttttttttactattttacataGTATTTTAGTGAAGGTTGAGTGTCAGATTGAGTACATTATCTTGTTCATTTGTTGATAGGTCGGAAGTTTGGGTAATTGAATGTTTCGATTTTAATGTTTGGTGAGTGcaagaatagaaaaaaagattcatcccacaatgaaaaagaagaaaaaattgaaaccctCAATCAATCTTGAGATATCTTTTCCCTCTACAATTGTTACACAGTTTCAACAATAACTTCACTATATGACTACATTGATATTTATGTACAATATGAACTTAGTGGATTTATCCTGAGAGGCTGAGACAAGTTAATTCATATTTAAATAAAACTTTTCTCGAACATATAAAGGAGGTACAAAACTTAAAGCTAAATTATTACAAATATTCCAATTAATAAGCTCATTACGAGATGAATGAGAATGAGAACATATTTCTAAATGCACTGGATTTGATTAACTTCACCCACTAGGTGTTCAAATTTCTAAAGTAATAAGAGAGCTTccatacttttgggctcaaatttCGTATTTATAAGAAcaatattataatttttatcGTACTTTCATACTCattctaaataaataaataaatattcatTGTCTCTTcagaataaaaagtaatataatcAGGTGTGTCGACGCGTCTACATACAGCATCACAGAGCCACGTATCCCACGCGCCTAACATAATCCCTTTCGTCAAAATCAGTCTCCGATTGGAATCCCAATTCCTTACctcaccctaaaacccaaatcttgGTCCTTAATCCTCCCCAATTCCCCACTCGATTTCAATCCCAACCTCTCCTCCCTCCCAAACCCTATCCCCAATTCCACACCAACAACAATGCTCGGCACTCCGGGTCGCTCCCCGCGCCACCTCTCCTCCCCTTCGCCGTCCGCAGTTTCCGATTACACCCTCCAAACCCCCAAAAGCTCCACCGCCGTCGCCGCTCCCAAAAACCCTAGAGCCGCCTGCCCCCAGGTCCTCGACGAAGACACCTTCGTGGCCGAGCTCGAGCGGATCATCGAGCGCGACTTCTTCCCCGATCTCGCGAAGCTCCGGGACCGCCACGACTGGCTGGAGGCCATCAAGACCCGCGACCCGGTCCGGATCCGAGACGCCCAGTTACAGATCATCGAGCGCCGCGGCAACAAGGTACCCCGTACTTCAAACCCTAATGCCAAAACCCCCGGTTCCACTTTCTTGCGTAGTTGTACCCCTTTGGATGATTTCGATGGAAGAACCCCGAACGCCGGGTTGCCTAGTGCGGTTGATTCCGGCGACGGTGACGCCGACGGCGGCGGCGTTGAGGAGTCGTTGAGCTTGGACCAGTTTGTGAGGAGGTATACTAGTGAGGATAATGATAGCTTTAAGAAGATTGTAGAGAAGGAGAATAGGAAGAGGAAAGAGAGGTATGATTATTTGTTGGAAGGCGAAAAGGAGGAGGATGTCAAGGCCATTGAGGATGTGAAGAGGGATAGGATCACTGATGGGTATGGGACTTCTGATCAGCCGCCCAGTACATTGGAAGGGTGGAAGTACACGGCGAAGAATTTGTTAATGTACCATCCTGCTGATCGGGGTGAGGCGCCGTTGACGTTGGAGGAAAGGTCGCTGAGGATGAAGAGCTTGGAGAAGGAGATTAGTCGGACCAATACAAGGTTTCATGGGAAGATGATGGATAGGCCGAAAGAGGAAGGTGGATATGAGGTGCTTTATCCTCCGGTTGCAGGGGGGACCCCGGTTATATTGGATAGAGATGGGGATAAGTTGAAGAAGTATGATTTGGATGATTTGAGGAAGACTCCGAATCCGTTTTATGTGGAATCAGAGAAGAAAGCGGACAATGGGTATAGTTTTGTGAAGACACCGTCCCCTGCACCAGGTGTTGATGAATCGCCGTTTATAACATGGGGTGAAATTGAAGGGACGCCACTGAGGTTGGACCTTGAGGACACTCCTCTTGATATTGGCGGGAGTGAAGGACCTCAGTATAGGATCCCATGCCCGGCTTCAAGAGACGAGAAGGCTTACTCGCTTTCAAGAGTGGCTGCACGGAAACTGAGGGAAAGGGAAAGATTGTTTCCAAAGCCGCCATTGCCATCGCCTTCTAGAGCTGGCAGTGCCAGTCCAAGTGTGCGGACACTCTCTCCTGCTGCCCAGAAGTTTGTAAGGAATGCAATTGCCAAGTCTTCATCTACTGTTGATGAAACTCTTCGAGCCAGTTACCGAGGTGCAAGTCCTGGTCTGGCTACTCCTAAAGGGGGAAGGAGTGTGTCAAGGTTTAGTACTATGAAATCAAGATCACCTTCTGCAAGGGAGGGCTCACCTTGGTAATTTGATGTTTCATCATAGCAATTAGTACTGTATATGGCACTTAATAAGCCTTCTGTTTTGAACTATATATGTAAAAATTCagttgtttttccttttgttgaCAAGGAGTAATTGTAATTGCTTGATCCAACAATGTGAGTTATGTTGGTTTGTTGCTGCTCCATAATTCACTACTTATTTCACTCAAGATCCTTTTATCTAAGCCCCATTAGTATTAGCTCATATTTTTGCTTTGCCTTGGACATAAAAAGTAATTTGGCATTGCATTGCATTGCATagtgttttcttttttggttcaaAAGATCTAAGTTCTGATAGGTTTTTATTGCTTTGCATGTATACTACTGCACAAGATCATTGAGGTCCAATCCATATTTGTGTTTCAGGGAACATATTTATCAAAACCGTGCCTCTGTTATTGATCTAGTATCATGACTGCATAGCATGAATCAGAAAGTCTATTGGATGTAGTTTCACAATACTTGCGTTGAAGTCTTGATATTAGTAGTGTTGTCGGTATTGATTCCTACTGGTTATGTGGATTGGTTGATGTGAATAGTCATATCTGGGTGGGGTTCATTTTAGGTGTATCGTaaagtttagttttttttttttttgatgactcATCGTAAAGGTTAGTTGTATGGTCCGTCTGTATATTCATAAGGCTTGCTCTATGGGAGACATAATCTTACCATCAAATAGGACATTAGACTCTAGGTATTGCCCACACTCATTGTGATTGAAATCAACCTGCTAATATTGGCTTCCTGAAAAATCCCAACCCCACAAACTGGTAGTCAAAGCATAGATCATTTACTTGCATGAACTGGAAATTGAAGTTCGCATCTGTTACTCGTGTGTGGCCGAGTCTTTTACAGGTTCTAAGTATAGATTCTTTTCACATGTCATCTCACTGGTTGCTTTTAAGTTCAATTACCTGGAAAGACTGGTTTATACCTCATGTTATATGTGATTTCTAGACATTAAGCAACTGGACTCTTAACCCTTTGTTGAGGTGCTTCCTTTGCTCCAACAGGATAATAGAAAGGGAATAGGAATGCTTGTACTGAGAAAGTTTCTGTTTCATCTTGTGATTTACGAGTTGATCTACTGGGTTCTTGTCTACGATGAGCTCTCTTCCAGTTGTCCCTATCTTCAAATAATTCAGATCCGTGCTACTCCTATCTGCATTCAGTGCAACTCACAATTGGGACTTGGATCCTCTGCTTGGATTTTGTGTGCTATAATCTGCATGACTATTCATCTGAGCCGTGTTTGTAATACAGAAAATCAAACCCCTGCCGTTGAGATACAAGCTCATACTCATGTGCATCACAAGGTCATAGTTATGGAAAAGAAGGGTGGTATCCTAGCTCTGCAGATCTTTGATTGGGACACGGGTAGTATATGAAGTTGTGGAATAAGAGAGGCTCATTGATTCAAGCACTTGATGGGCAGCCACGGACAAATCTAAAAAAATCTTGAACCTACCACTTTATACGGAACAGTTAATTTGACACTTTCACAAGCTTCACAAGCCAATTGCCAAGTGATTCAATGCCTTCCTAACTAAATATCTTTTGTTTAGTATCCACTGGAACCTACTTGCAATCAGTTTTTACATAACAAACATGAATAAAGAAGAAAACGCTTTAATCGATAAGGTCAAAATATATCCGTAAATCTTTGCACAAGAAAGTGTATGTCTTGGAATATAACCTTTCGACTCCTATAAACTAATTTCTTAaaatttttttgaagaatagataatttcattacttatctatggtcagaaggcacgtacatcagatgttgtctcataccaaaatcataaatggcaTGAGTTGCCAAGCAAAAAAATGTGAccctcactgttaacacatACGTTCACTTATTAAGCCtaacaacaaataaacaaaatcCTCACTACTGACCTCCCTTTGAACAGTAACCTAGTCGcatagagacctcaattggtgtacaactagagaaactaaaATGAAAGTAGTAGAAGACCATACTTCTAATATTAGGCAAGAAGACTAGGAAAGTTTAAAActttcctttgcccttgtcTCTAGGGCTAGAAATAGTACCAATAGCTACAAGATCTTCATGAAGACGTTTGACGCCGTCATACTCTTCGAAGCAAACCAGGGCTCGATCAAAACACCAACCCCCACTTTAACTGTTCTATATAATTTAACACCTTCACAAGCTTCACAGGCCAATTGCCAAGTGATTCAATGCCTTCCTAACTAAGTATCTCTTGTTTGATATCCACTAGAACCTACTTGCAATGAGTTCTTACATAACAAAACatgaataaaaaagaatacatTTTAATCGATAAGGTCAAAATATATCCGTAATTCTTGTGCACAAAGAAAGTACATGTCAAATTGTGGTTGGAATATAACCTTTCGACTCCTATAAACTAATTtcttaaatattttgaattttgctcatatatatatatatatatatatatcagatcctatcTAAAGCAatgcctcgctctgaaatttcagagcgaggttagagtttagagtcactttttggtctcataCCCACagctcgaccgttcagtttttaggtactaatgtataaatcatctctacaaaatttcagccaagtTGATGATTTATAAGGTATCTAAGTcgtttaaaccaatggacgaactaaaactgtccaacttgaaccgtaTTAGCTTTAAAGtagttatcaatgtcttaacgaccatcaatttgactgaaattttgcagagatgatctatacattagtacctaaaaactgaacggtcgagatgtgaatatgagACTGAAAAGTGtccataaaccctaacctcgctctgaaatatCGCtatggataggatctgtatatatatatatatatatatatatatatatatacagatccgatacagagcggagctctgctttgaaattaacgtgtgaagttcgagttttgggtcacttttcggtcgcatatccacatctcgactgttcagtttttaagtactag is a window from the Rosa chinensis cultivar Old Blush chromosome 2, RchiOBHm-V2, whole genome shotgun sequence genome containing:
- the LOC112187630 gene encoding splicing factor ESS-2 homolog; translated protein: MLGTPGRSPRHLSSPSPSAVSDYTLQTPKSSTAVAAPKNPRAACPQVLDEDTFVAELERIIERDFFPDLAKLRDRHDWLEAIKTRDPVRIRDAQLQIIERRGNKVPRTSNPNAKTPGSTFLRSCTPLDDFDGRTPNAGLPSAVDSGDGDADGGGVEESLSLDQFVRRYTSEDNDSFKKIVEKENRKRKERYDYLLEGEKEEDVKAIEDVKRDRITDGYGTSDQPPSTLEGWKYTAKNLLMYHPADRGEAPLTLEERSLRMKSLEKEISRTNTRFHGKMMDRPKEEGGYEVLYPPVAGGTPVILDRDGDKLKKYDLDDLRKTPNPFYVESEKKADNGYSFVKTPSPAPGVDESPFITWGEIEGTPLRLDLEDTPLDIGGSEGPQYRIPCPASRDEKAYSLSRVAARKLRERERLFPKPPLPSPSRAGSASPSVRTLSPAAQKFVRNAIAKSSSTVDETLRASYRGASPGLATPKGGRSVSRFSTMKSRSPSAREGSPW
- the LOC112185585 gene encoding WRKY transcription factor 1 translates to MVSLGKDVTDEVASDNVPKKENIDTEIHVSPHQTPTNGVCPLKSDDKGSAPSKVPNKALQVPDGGITALQSNQEGSVSSLTSEKALLTPETGALVLQSGHEGSTSSRVRERPLEDGYNWRKYGQKLVRGNIYVRSYYRCTHPKCPVKRQVERSHNGQLIDTVYFGQHDHPKPQLSVPIAVGFAVSVGEERAEQRLLTSGEDKPLEAHGDTPKQTEPVDPLQHSNVAENEAVQGVLSLSNRTRDGDPDPKRQKKEKHNGNSIPVDKPTGEPRVVVQTMSEVDIVNDGYRWRKYGQKLVKGNPNPRSYYRCSNPGCPVKKHVERAFNDSKVVIATYEGQHDHDVPPLRTVTPNTAASNVLPAAHNGDSGTKVEAHAVSRASVACTSPEHEGKPIEQPDFESKTKSRRIDAAASDMVVDSDLGPERKINEELIGKARVHEEGDPHDTIVCRANKLQNGKSESIPSEQEKRKPKAEPVQG